One window of the Thermodesulfomicrobium sp. WS genome contains the following:
- the pyk gene encoding pyruvate kinase yields the protein MQTKIVATLGPASLEPGVLRAMVHHGVRIFRLNFSHADAAHFGPVIQKIRAVEAETGVLLTVMGDLCGPKIRIGEVAGSPLQIRKGAYVCLGAPGEKPQETDIFISLEAVQLLEGLGEGMPVSLSDGMLQFRVVKVLKPDRLFLLEAQNGGMLTSNKGIAFPGKSLRVAALTDKDRRDLHEGLDIGLDAVALSFVQSRDDIDDIKAEIARHGTWIPVVAKVERRNAVDDIDAIVDAADAIMVARGDLGLECSPAELPIIQKKLLRACRHAQKPAIVATQMLLSMVKNPVPTRAEATDVANAMLDGADCVMLSEETAIGSYPVEAVRFIQEIAQYAEPYYLERIGGPYRPKEEKNPPKFIAYSACLIADNAESVAIVCHSTTGATARYISSRRPRQPIYGMTTDARVLRWLNFFWGVTPVMSDASIPSHQKRAERFVQSFAGFRHGESVVIASGQATPGMPAVMTNEIKVYSK from the coding sequence ATGCAGACCAAGATCGTGGCCACCCTCGGTCCCGCGTCCCTGGAACCTGGTGTATTGCGTGCCATGGTGCACCATGGTGTGCGCATCTTTCGCCTCAATTTTTCCCACGCCGATGCCGCCCATTTTGGCCCGGTGATCCAAAAGATCCGCGCCGTGGAGGCGGAGACCGGGGTGCTGCTCACGGTCATGGGGGACTTGTGCGGTCCCAAGATCCGCATCGGCGAGGTGGCGGGCTCTCCCTTGCAGATCCGCAAAGGCGCCTACGTGTGCTTGGGCGCTCCGGGGGAGAAGCCGCAAGAGACGGACATCTTCATCAGCCTCGAGGCGGTGCAGCTTCTCGAAGGTCTTGGCGAAGGCATGCCCGTGTCTTTGTCCGACGGCATGCTCCAGTTCCGGGTGGTCAAGGTCTTGAAGCCGGACCGGCTCTTCCTCTTGGAGGCGCAAAACGGCGGGATGCTCACCTCCAACAAAGGCATCGCCTTTCCCGGAAAAAGCCTGCGCGTGGCCGCACTCACGGACAAGGACCGCCGAGACCTGCACGAGGGGCTGGACATCGGCCTGGACGCTGTCGCCCTGTCCTTTGTGCAGAGTCGTGACGACATCGATGACATCAAGGCGGAGATCGCCCGGCATGGCACCTGGATCCCGGTGGTGGCCAAGGTGGAGCGCCGCAACGCCGTGGACGACATCGACGCCATCGTGGATGCCGCGGACGCCATCATGGTGGCCCGGGGTGATCTGGGCCTGGAATGCAGTCCGGCGGAGCTGCCCATCATCCAGAAAAAGCTCCTTCGCGCCTGCCGCCACGCCCAGAAACCGGCCATCGTCGCCACCCAGATGCTCCTTTCCATGGTGAAGAACCCCGTGCCCACCCGGGCCGAGGCTACGGACGTGGCCAATGCCATGCTCGACGGCGCAGATTGCGTCATGCTCTCGGAAGAGACCGCCATCGGTTCCTACCCGGTGGAGGCCGTACGCTTCATCCAGGAGATCGCCCAGTACGCCGAGCCTTACTACCTGGAGCGCATCGGCGGCCCCTACCGGCCCAAGGAAGAGAAGAACCCGCCCAAGTTCATCGCCTATTCCGCCTGTCTGATCGCCGACAACGCCGAGAGCGTTGCCATCGTCTGCCATTCCACCACCGGCGCCACGGCGCGGTACATCTCCAGCCGTCGGCCGCGCCAGCCCATCTACGGCATGACCACCGACGCCCGGGTGCTGCGCTGGCTCAACTTTTTCTGGGGCGTGACTCCGGTGATGAGCGATGCCTCCATCCCCAGCCACCAGAAGCGGGCGGAGCGGTTCGTGCAGTCTTTTGCGGGCTTCCGCCATGGCGAGAGTGTGGTCATCGCCAGCGGCCAGGCCACTCCGGGCATGCCGGCGGTCATGACCAATGAGATCAAGGTGTACTCCAAGTAG
- a CDS encoding bacteriohemerythrin, translating to MDPCPVGGLAPLVLALVAVAVLWWERGRSGPAARQADGDEDGELAAMGQTLHAVATGRFHHALEFSGRIAQVIQKPINALLAFVVGLIGSVDGQNRILGEVQQFLRNLNERLQDQLSRTATMAKDVQGAATQSLHDAETIYQSMEDMSVATTEIATSVAKTAQKTAEAREQAESAAASIAKLSESSRNIGDVSQVIRAIASQTNLLALNATIEAARAGEAGRGFAVVANEVKELARQTAEATEKITALIEGIQADVAGAIAQVQGITGAVAEVNELATTIASATEEQTATMAEITNNVRRTKEAATVVKERADALMASTEDFAAIAPQVSIASEATSRIVKSNAVVLSKVGASPGLASRLEAHLAPAARLKSVLFKHIGWGNEVIKAIVTGVPPEVEMDPKKCALGKFLETYQPQRPEARRILEQLHPLHDKLHASAGLVRQATAEGRSAVEIMRLFTQDISPILSQVLELLSQWITVEEGGAMHSGEFMPWTKDLELGIPSIDEQHQKLVAMVNRLHRSLERSDTAAAGRVLQELIEYTGYHFGTEEKFFDQYGYPETDAHKTIHKKLVDKVLAFKRKFDAGEEFLSQELLNFLKDWLINHIGFTDRKYAPFLQSKGVR from the coding sequence GTGGATCCCTGCCCCGTGGGGGGGCTTGCCCCATTGGTGCTGGCTCTCGTGGCGGTGGCCGTCCTGTGGTGGGAGCGGGGCCGCAGCGGCCCAGCGGCCCGGCAGGCAGACGGAGACGAAGACGGCGAACTGGCGGCCATGGGCCAGACGCTCCATGCCGTCGCCACCGGACGCTTCCATCATGCGCTGGAATTCTCCGGCCGCATCGCGCAGGTGATCCAGAAACCCATCAATGCCCTTCTGGCCTTTGTGGTCGGACTCATCGGTTCGGTGGACGGACAAAACCGCATCCTCGGGGAAGTGCAGCAGTTCTTGAGGAACTTGAACGAGCGTCTGCAAGACCAGCTCTCCCGCACCGCGACCATGGCCAAGGACGTGCAGGGCGCGGCCACCCAATCCCTGCACGATGCCGAGACCATCTACCAGTCCATGGAGGACATGTCCGTGGCCACCACGGAGATCGCGACCTCGGTGGCCAAGACCGCCCAGAAGACTGCCGAGGCCCGGGAGCAGGCCGAGAGCGCCGCGGCCTCCATCGCCAAGCTCAGCGAGAGCTCGCGCAACATCGGCGACGTAAGCCAGGTGATCCGCGCCATTGCGTCGCAGACCAATTTGCTTGCCTTGAACGCCACCATCGAGGCCGCCCGCGCCGGCGAGGCGGGCCGCGGTTTTGCCGTGGTGGCCAACGAGGTCAAGGAACTGGCCCGCCAGACCGCTGAGGCCACGGAAAAGATCACTGCCCTCATCGAAGGTATCCAGGCCGATGTGGCCGGGGCCATTGCCCAGGTGCAGGGCATCACCGGGGCCGTGGCCGAGGTGAACGAGCTCGCCACCACCATCGCCAGCGCCACGGAAGAGCAGACCGCCACCATGGCCGAAATCACGAACAACGTGCGCCGCACCAAGGAAGCGGCCACGGTGGTGAAAGAGCGTGCCGACGCCCTCATGGCCTCTACCGAAGACTTCGCCGCCATCGCACCGCAGGTCTCCATCGCCAGCGAGGCCACCAGCCGTATCGTCAAATCCAACGCCGTGGTCCTTTCCAAGGTGGGGGCGAGCCCGGGGCTGGCGAGCCGTCTCGAGGCGCATCTTGCCCCTGCGGCCCGCCTCAAGAGCGTCCTGTTCAAGCACATCGGCTGGGGCAACGAGGTCATCAAGGCCATCGTGACCGGTGTCCCGCCCGAGGTGGAGATGGATCCCAAAAAATGCGCCTTGGGCAAGTTTCTGGAGACCTACCAGCCGCAGAGGCCTGAGGCCCGGCGCATCCTGGAGCAGCTGCATCCCCTGCACGACAAGCTCCATGCCTCGGCTGGTCTGGTGCGGCAGGCCACGGCCGAAGGGCGAAGCGCGGTCGAGATCATGCGCCTTTTCACCCAGGACATCTCGCCCATCCTCAGCCAGGTGCTCGAGCTGCTCTCGCAATGGATCACCGTGGAGGAAGGCGGGGCGATGCACAGCGGCGAGTTCATGCCGTGGACCAAGGACCTCGAGCTCGGCATCCCCAGCATTGACGAGCAGCACCAAAAGCTCGTGGCCATGGTCAACCGGCTGCACCGTTCGTTGGAGCGCAGCGATACCGCCGCCGCTGGCCGGGTGCTCCAGGAACTCATCGAGTACACGGGCTATCACTTCGGCACGGAAGAGAAGTTCTTCGACCAGTACGGCTACCCCGAAACCGATGCCCACAAGACCATCCACAAGAAGCTCGTGGACAAGGTCCTGGCCTTCAAGCGCAAGTTCGATGCCGGCGAAGAGTTTCTGTCCCAGGAACTGCTCAACTTCCTCAAGGACTGGCTCATCAACCACATCGGATTTACCGACCGCAAGTATGCGCCGTTCTTGCAGAGCAAGGGAGTCCGATAG